The DNA segment AGCTAGGGTTGATATTTTAAGGGGGAGCAAGCCATGAGAGAGACGGTAACTGAAATAGAAAAGGCTGTCCTGGATGCAATGAGGATGGGAGCAAAAATTAATCTTTTGCTCACGAGTGACTCGCTTGAAAATGTAGATAAATATCTGGAATCATTCGAAGGTTTGAAAGCAGATCGGGAATATATCCAGGACAGGTCAAGCTTTGTTTATCCGTATGTGGGTTTCTCAAAGCATTACGATCAAATCGATTTAATAGTACAAGCGACTGTAAAGCTAGAAGGTGGTGAAAACAATGAGTGAAACAAGCTTTATAAAGTGTGAACTGAAATTTGATGAAGGGCTGCACCGTATCAATTTCGAAGGAACCACAGAAGAATGTGGATACATGTCTGTTCTGATCATCAACACGCTCAGGGAGAAGTTCCTATCAATTGGATTCACAGATGACGAAGCAAAACGGATGCTTATCGGCGGTATCGAAAGATTCTGGGGAGACCCTGCAGCCGGAGCGAAGGAGAGAACATCATGAAAACTTATACAGCAGCATACGCGAAAAAGAAGGCTAAGGCTTTCCAAAAGAAACACTTCACTTCCTGCATCAGCATTTTCTTCTTAGATAAACGCACCTACCGCCTATTCGTGTTCCAAGGTGATCGCCGGGTGCTTGCAGAAAGCGGCCGCTTGTCTCAGTTAGAGAAGGCGAAAAACGAGGTTCTGGACAAATACCTGGATGCGGCATTATTGGAGCTGGTGGTGGAATCTGGGGATGTCTGGTTAGGTGGTGCGAATGGATGACGTTGTTTATTTTGGCACAGGTTATGGCCAGACGCGGCCTTACGCATAAACAAAGCAAGTCGGATCCAAATTTGGCCCGTATATGGGAAATAATAGACGGTCGATCAGTTCCGGTCCTGCAGGTTAATCTGGTCGATGGCTCGTTTTTGGAAATGAAACATTACCCATTGCTGGACACAAAAACAAAGATCAAGCTTGCTGATGCAGAAGCCGAGTATCATCGCCGATTTAAAGCAAGACGCAAAAAAAGCTGATGCGCCAACATCAGCCCGTAAAGAAAAAACCTTACAAGGAAAGTATATCACAGAAAGAAAGGTGGATGAAATGGCCGAAATTACATGGGTCAAACTGACCATAAATATGTTTGACGATGAAAAAATCAGGCTCATAGAGGCGATGCCGGAAGCCGATGCCATCATCATCATATGGGTCCGGCTACTGACACTCGCGGGCAAAACAAATGATGACGGCAGGATCTACATCGATGAAGACCTGCCATATACTGACGAGATGCTAGCCACGATTTTTAACAAGCCGCTAAACACTATCCGACTCGCGCTCGAAACATTCAAACGATTTAAAATGATTGATACCAGCGAAGGCGTCATCCTAATAACGAACTGGGAGAAACACCAGAACGTTGAGGGGATGTCCCGTGTGAAGTTGCAGAACGCAGAGCGGCAGAAACGCTATCGTGACAGGAAAAAAATCGAACAACTTAATATCGAAGATTTAGAAAAACGTGAGAGTAACGTTACGGACACGTTACCCGTAACGTCGCATCACGCAATAGATATAGAAGTAGATATAGAGAAAGATAAAGAAAAGAATATAAAAGATATAATGTCGACAAAATCCGGCAAGCGGATTTATGACGACACTTCTCCTTATCTTCAACTCTCGGAATATCTCTTTTCAAAAATGCTCTTGAATAACCCAGAAGCCAAGAAGCCAAACATGCAGTCCTGGGCCGATGAACTCCGGAAGATGGTGGAACTGGACGGCCGTACGGTAGAGCAGGTGAAAGGCATGATCGAATGGAGCCAGGCTGACGACTTTTGGAAGATCAATGTCCTCTGCACGAAGAAGTTGCGTGAAAAGTATGATCAGATGCGTGTGGCTGCCAATGCCAATTACAAGAAACGGAAAACGGAGAAGATGCCGGAATGGGCAGAGACCCCGCGTGACGTTACGGAGACCGCTCCGGACCCTGATCAGCAGCGAGCAGTGCAGGAACGCATCGCACGGCTTAAATCTTCCGGAAAGAATAGCGAAGCCGGATGAAGAAACGGCATAGCAAAAAAGCCCTGGACAAACTTCTGGCCAAAGCCGGAAAGGAAATGGCCGAGGATGCATCCAGACTGGCCCAAACCAATGACGACGGAAGTGTTAATCGACTTGCTGAAGTTCTGGCCAAAAGGACAAACGCCTATGGCCAAACAGAAATGATCATTCGTATGGATGCATCCATCCCAGAATATCTTTTTGACAGACTGGTGGATGCAAACGGCGACTTGTTCGGAGAGTTCCGGCTATTCGATAACCGGGTGATCACGGCGCAGCAAAGGAAGTTCATCAATGCGCTATGCCGGGATATCGCACGCTACACAGGAGACACGATAGACCAGGTGCGAGAACATCGGAAACTGGAATTTATCCATGACAAAGGGCTGCCATACTTCAGCACATCGGAGTTGGCCAAGAATTGTTCTGTGTCGCTGGCGAGTCAGTTCATCAGTTATATCGTGGATTTCTGCCTAGACAATGATATCGGTTTGGCGGAGTCTCCACTCAATTACGTTGATGACATCAAACATTATCTGATCAAATGCCTATGGACAAGAAAGTGTGCGTTATGCGGGAAAAAAGGTCAGGTCCACCATGTGGATGCAGTAGGGGCTGGGCGTAACAGAAAGAAGATTGATCACACGAAGCATCACTTGATGTCCTTATGCATCGGTTGTCATGAAGAATCACACAAGATAGGTCAGCAAACCTTTATGCGAAAACATCATGTTGTGGGCGTAATTATGAATCAAGAGCAGTACGAAAAACTGAATTACAAGGGGTGATGGCATGGATGCAGAATATATTAAATATATTTTATCGATATCATCTTTGGTAATTTCGATAGCGACTTATATCTATGTGAAGGGAGCAGGGAAATGAATGGTAATCATGACGGATTCGATCAGGAATAAAGTCGTCGGCGTTTTCTCCAATACGACAGAGGCGCTGAAATATGCAAAGGAAGAGGATATAAAGGTCGTCAGCTTCGAGACCTGCAAAGGCGGTGAGATGCATGAGAGGAAAGAAGTGGACAGAAGCAGAACTTGAATACCTGCAAGACAGCTGGGGGAAGACGAAAACTGAAGGCATTGCCTTAAAGCTCGGAAGAACGTACAGCTCGATCATTAACAAGGCTCGCATCCTAAGGTTAGGCGACCCATTAACGCACATGGACGGCATCACAATCAGCAGGCTTTCAAAGGAACTC comes from the uncultured Trichococcus sp. genome and includes:
- a CDS encoding putative HNHc nuclease, encoding MKKRHSKKALDKLLAKAGKEMAEDASRLAQTNDDGSVNRLAEVLAKRTNAYGQTEMIIRMDASIPEYLFDRLVDANGDLFGEFRLFDNRVITAQQRKFINALCRDIARYTGDTIDQVREHRKLEFIHDKGLPYFSTSELAKNCSVSLASQFISYIVDFCLDNDIGLAESPLNYVDDIKHYLIKCLWTRKCALCGKKGQVHHVDAVGAGRNRKKIDHTKHHLMSLCIGCHEESHKIGQQTFMRKHHVVGVIMNQEQYEKLNYKG
- a CDS encoding phage replisome organizer N-terminal domain-containing protein yields the protein MQKPSIIADLKQDAKKADAPTSARKEKTLQGKYITERKVDEMAEITWVKLTINMFDDEKIRLIEAMPEADAIIIIWVRLLTLAGKTNDDGRIYIDEDLPYTDEMLATIFNKPLNTIRLALETFKRFKMIDTSEGVILITNWEKHQNVEGMSRVKLQNAERQKRYRDRKKIEQLNIEDLEKRESNVTDTLPVTSHHAIDIEVDIEKDKEKNIKDIMSTKSGKRIYDDTSPYLQLSEYLFSKMLLNNPEAKKPNMQSWADELRKMVELDGRTVEQVKGMIEWSQADDFWKINVLCTKKLREKYDQMRVAANANYKKRKTEKMPEWAETPRDVTETAPDPDQQRAVQERIARLKSSGKNSEAG